In a single window of the Papaver somniferum cultivar HN1 chromosome 8, ASM357369v1, whole genome shotgun sequence genome:
- the LOC113305158 gene encoding uncharacterized protein LOC113305158: protein MNGGDEEWENLVNEMEANDDLLENDENAHKNNLAFRGDVDKIGEPHNGNFLSFIEMISEFDLVMQEHLRRIKDHGIHHHYLGPQIQNELISLLARHVREKIVKKIQEAKGQGYDNRSNMSGKNKGCKTASTKRWQVDQDKVGGLTVKALSDTPWESHIEAIRAIRFQAPKIQKALLYLSESSEFTAQTRAEASSLLEHEFENFELIIGMVVWHHLLLVVNSVNKLLKNKDMHLNTAVKRFKDFVSFIDKYRRTGFENSLIEATSVAATMGIGPTFP, encoded by the exons ATGAATGGCGGTGATGAAgaatgggaaaatttggttaaTGAGATGGAAGCAAATGATGATTTGTTAGAGAATGATGAAAATGCACATAA GAATAATTTGGCTTTCCGTGGAGATGTCGACAAGATTGGCGAACCACATAACGGTAATTTTTTGAGCTTTATTGAAATGATATCTGAATTTGATTTGGTAATGCAAGAACATCTTAGGCGTATTAAAGATCATGGCATTCATCACCATTATCTTGGACCCCAAATCCAAAATGAATTGATTTCATTGTTGGCACGTCATGTTAGGGAAAAAATTGTTAAAAAGATTCAAGAAGCCAA AGGACAGGGATATGATAACAGATCTAATATGAGTGGAAAGAACAAGGGGTGCAAAACAG CATCAACTAAGCGTTGGCAAGTGGATCAAGATAAGGTTGGTGGTCTCACAGTTAAAGCATTGTCAGATACTCCATGGGAAAGCCATATTGAGGCTATTAGAGCAATAAGATTCCAAGCTCCGAAAATTCAAAAGGCTTTACTTTACTTGTCAGAGTCCAGTGAGTTTACTGCACAAACAAGAGCTGAAGCTTCTTCACTATTAGAGcatgaatttgaaaattttgaattaatAATTGGGATGGTTGTTTGGCACCATCTACTGCTTGTGGTTAATTCAGTTAATAAGTTGCTTAAAAATAAGGATATGCATCTCAACACTGCCGTGAAGCGATTTAAagattttgtttcttttattGACAAATATAGAAGGACTGGATTTGAGAATTCGTTGATTGAAGCTACATCGGTCGCCGCAACAATGGGGATTGGACCTACTTTTCCATAA